Genomic DNA from Perognathus longimembris pacificus isolate PPM17 chromosome 6, ASM2315922v1, whole genome shotgun sequence:
ctcccttgttGCCCTCCTGTTCCAAGCATTATGAAATAGCATCTCTCCTTTTGTTACTGGAACCAGTCCAGCAGTGTGGCCCTGGGAAAGGACTTGCCGTGGAGCCCAGGGTCCTGGCCTCAGTGCTCATCTGATGTGAGCATGTTGGCTGCTCACCCTTTCACTTAGGGCTCCTGTTGCTTCATTGGTAAATGAAGATGGCCACAGCACCCACAGAGGGTTCTGGGCCTGCCTGACACTGATATATCTAAGTCTAAGCACTGTGCGTGTCACAAAGCATTAAGTGTTAACTGCCAATCCATGTATGGAGTCAGGATCTTGGCAGATAGGGGCCCCCATGTCCTTCTTGGTTTTTGTCTACTCTTCCCTCAGGCATTCCCATCAAGAGTACCATGGACAATCCCACCACTACACAGTACGCCAGCCTCATGCACAACTTTATCTTGAAGGCTCGGAGCACAGTGCGTGAAATTGACCCCCAGAATGACCTGACCTTCCTTCGAATTCGttccaagaaaaatgaaattatggttGCACCAGGTAAGGtttcctctgcctccccacaTAGGAGCCGCCCTCAGCACGTTCTGTGGCCCCGCAggaagccctggcaggaaaggcctaAGGGGTTGAGGCAGTGCCTTACTGCCTAGCCAACAGGTGTCTCCCAGCAGACCCTGATAGTGACTGTAGGCCTCAGCTGGGAATCTTAGActaatggggaagaaagacacacAGGGGTAACACAGATCAGCCACCTTGGCACGGGAGATTCCAAGAACATTAGGAACACTGTGGGAGAGCATGATAAGGTCTGCCTGGAGCCATTGCAAAGGCTTCCCAGATGCAGAAATGTTAGAGCTGAATCTTGAGAGCCATCAAAGGATGGGGGTAAGTGGAGGGATGCAAAGCTATTTTTTAAGCTatatttgaagggaaaaaaattagcAATTCTAAGCAAAACCAAACAGCCAGCACAAAAATagattgttgcttttgttttccatGGAATGGCCAGTTTGCCTTTGGGACTGTGTAGTACAAGTGTGTGTTGAGGCCTgacaatcattctttttttttttttttttttgccagtcctgggccttggactcagggcctgagcactgttcctggcttctttttgctcaaggctagcactctgccacttgagccacagtgccacttctggccattttctgtatatgtggtgctggggaatcgaacccagggcctcatgtatacgaggcaagcactcttgccactaggccatatccccagccctgacagtcATTCTTGAGGTGACAAGATGCTCATCCTAGAGGAGCCTACAGATGTGGGGACCACAGGAGGCATCCTCAGGGCCCCTTCTGCCCTGCCATGCGGAGGTGGCCTTAAACACTGGCCCCTCCCACATGCCACCCTTCCTGGTCACCCCACCAGTAGCTGCTTATATACATTTTGAACAGTCTTCTTCACTAGCCAGTAAATTCCATGTTCacataaacaaatatttattcagtaaataaatgaaaggcttaggccaggcattggtggctcatgcctgaattcctagaaactctagtggctgagatctgaggatcacagttcaaagccagcccaggaaggaacatCCATGAAACTTGTATCTTCAacaaactaccagaaagccagaaaggagggctgggaatgtggcttagtggtagagtgcttgcctagcatgcatgaagccctgggtttgattccacagtaccacctaaacagaaaaaaacagaagtggcactgtggctctaattcagagtgctagctttgagcaaaagaaactcagggacagtgcccagactctgagttcaagccccaggactgtcaaaaaaagacAAGGAGGAAGCTCATCCTAAGCAGTGTCACAGAGAACCTAGGCAGAGTACAGCAGTGAGATTCAAATGGCTGAGGTAGCAAGAAAAGGTTCTGTGTACCCACAGAACCCAAATTGGCATTCTCATTAGAATCAGAGGCATAGATGGTGTGAGACCAAACTCCCACACGTTCTGCAGCCTCTTTGCCCTCAGCAGATCTTCAGTGGCAGCTCTGTTAAGCTCAGGCAGGTTTACTTAACATCGCTACAATGGAAATGTGTGTTGCATAGGGTTACCCAAACCTGAGTCAGTAAATGAACTTCAGGCTACAGATAGAGCCCAGTGGTAAGGTTCCATCTCTAGCACTACAATCAATCAGTCAACAAACAAACTAATCACAGCATGTGTATGGCAGAGTCAGTAACAAGTGAATTACTTGGACAAATAACAGATGACTGATCTCTTAGTAAATAAAGCATCATCTTCTTGGAGGATCTGATTCCTGAGAATTGCATCATTGGAAAAGAAGCAAATAACTTCCTGTGTCCTTTCAAATTGTCTCCATGGGGTGAGGTGAAGAAAAAGGCGGCCCATTTTGTAAAAGGTGGAGACCAGATCAACAGGTTTATTCCCTTGGTAGTTTTTAAATCCAGCCAATTAACAGAGTGACCACTGTCCATTGAGAAAGAGGCTCTCCCCGCAGCCACACTGGCTGGTGCCCACAGGAAATAGGCACGCGTTTCTTCTGATTCTAGCCCGGGGAGGCAGCTTTGGCATTGATGCTTTTGATTAAGGTTTCTTCTCTCTTCCAACCGCATTTTGTAGTTAGTGATCTAAGAAATTATTTGCTTTCTagtattgtgttttttttctcgtTCCATATttagtgatttattttttcatttttttcttttgcagataAAGACTATTTCCTGATTGTGATTCAGAATCCAACAGAATAAGCCACTCTTGGCTCCCTGTTCATTCCTTAATTTAATGCCCTCCAAGAATTATCATGTCAGCTGACCATAACATAAAGATCACCATAGATCCCTTATAAGCCAATCCAATGACCAAGGGTGGGTTGGCAGCTCCCCCACCACTACCACCAGGGGGAGTAATCTCCCCGCCCCCTCAGGCCCCAGAGCTCCCAGACactgctcttccttcccttccaggcTTTGGAGCTGCAGCTTAGGAGAAACTCCCACATGGCTTCCTTCTGACCTTCAGTTCACTGTTGCCCTTTGGAAAGGTTGTTTTTCTGTAACTAAAAATAACCAAGCCACTTACTCTGCTGTTGTGTTTGTAAACACTGGGGTGGGAAGGCCCTGCCTCCCCATGAGTGGTCTGAATTCTAAACTCCTGCACTGGATGGTAGATGGTGTTTGCTCATGGGCCTCAGGCCTGCTGTCCTTGTGCTGTGGCCTCACTTCCTCTGTGGAGCTTGCCCTGGTTCCTGGCCTCGTCCAACCCCTTTTATCACTTCCCACTTCTGCCCAGATTTTCCTGTCGCACTGCTTGGGGAAAGGAGTAAGGGATCTCTATTGAGCCTCCTGAAAGCATCACCATACCTTAAGATGAACTATTGGGTATATGCTTGGCCGGATAGGCCGGGGAGGGTGAGATAGGGTGGGATTGGGGAAGCTCCTGAGGCCTCAAGCAGG
This window encodes:
- the Dynlrb1 gene encoding dynein light chain roadblock-type 1 isoform X2; protein product: MAEVEETLKRLQSQKGVQGIIVVNTEGIPIKSTMDNPTTTQYASLMHNFILKARSTVREIDPQNDLTFLRIRSKKNEIMVAPDKDYFLIVIQNPTE
- the Dynlrb1 gene encoding dynein light chain roadblock-type 1 isoform X3 — its product is MFLLPQPPKCWDYICMLPGIPIKSTMDNPTTTQYASLMHNFILKARSTVREIDPQNDLTFLRIRSKKNEIMVAPDKDYFLIVIQNPTE
- the Dynlrb1 gene encoding dynein light chain roadblock-type 1 isoform X1 — protein: MKLEHAYLNMAEVEETLKRLQSQKGVQGIIVVNTEGIPIKSTMDNPTTTQYASLMHNFILKARSTVREIDPQNDLTFLRIRSKKNEIMVAPDKDYFLIVIQNPTE